The following proteins are encoded in a genomic region of Thiohalorhabdus sp. Cl-TMA:
- a CDS encoding formate dehydrogenase accessory sulfurtransferase FdhD, whose protein sequence is MQSPPRSQERYRPRLTQAGLDPCRRVEAVDEHGKVQEREIAGERPLTLYLDKREIVTLMTLGSHPELLVLGYLRNQGILSDPEEVAEVQVDWETESAVVVTRAGVSELDEKLGTRTVTTGCGQGTVFGKLMDHLERSALKEPVEVRQSEIYGTLDAINQYNEVYRRAGAVHGCALCRDQDIEMFVEDVGRHNAVDAIAGHMWLEGMPGRSRIFYTTGRLTSEMVMKVAQMGIPTLLSRSGITEMGLDLGRRLGITLIARAKGTRFQVYNGADQVVFDDEPTPYPKHDRGDKARADSASQEG, encoded by the coding sequence ATGCAATCCCCACCCCGATCGCAGGAGCGTTACCGGCCCAGGCTGACCCAGGCCGGACTGGACCCTTGCCGGCGGGTGGAGGCCGTGGACGAGCACGGCAAGGTCCAGGAGCGGGAGATCGCCGGCGAGCGCCCCCTGACCCTGTACCTGGACAAGCGGGAGATCGTCACCCTCATGACCCTCGGCAGCCATCCCGAGCTGCTGGTGCTCGGCTACCTGCGCAACCAGGGCATCCTCTCGGACCCCGAGGAGGTGGCCGAGGTCCAGGTGGACTGGGAGACGGAATCGGCGGTGGTGGTGACCCGCGCGGGCGTTTCGGAGCTCGACGAGAAGCTCGGCACCCGCACCGTGACCACGGGCTGCGGCCAGGGAACGGTCTTCGGCAAGCTCATGGACCATCTGGAGCGCTCCGCCCTGAAGGAGCCCGTGGAGGTTCGGCAGTCGGAGATCTATGGCACCCTGGACGCCATCAACCAGTACAACGAGGTGTACCGGAGGGCGGGGGCCGTGCACGGCTGCGCCCTCTGCCGAGACCAGGACATCGAGATGTTCGTCGAGGATGTGGGCCGGCACAACGCGGTGGACGCCATCGCCGGCCACATGTGGCTCGAAGGCATGCCGGGCCGCAGCAGGATCTTCTACACCACCGGTCGCCTAACCTCGGAAATGGTCATGAAGGTGGCGCAGATGGGCATTCCCACCCTCCTTTCCCGCTCCGGGATCACGGAAATGGGGCTCGATCTGGGCCGACGTCTGGGCATCACCCTGATCGCCCGGGCCAAGGGTACCCGGTTCCAGGTCTATAATGGGGCCGACCAGGTCGTCTTCGACGACGAGCCCACCCCCTACCCGAAGCACGACCGCGGGGATAAGGCCCGGGCGGATTCGGCCTCGCAGGAGGGATAG
- the folE2 gene encoding GTP cyclohydrolase FolE2, with protein MAIKNHDTQSETPLSYGEDLPDCASEIPDTQGLPDKRRIAIDKVGIKDIQHPVRVMDRSQGEQHTIARFNAFVGLPHHFKGTHMSRFVEILNQHEREISVLSFRNILEEMRDRLEAEEAHLEMTFPLFVMKSAPATGVQSLMDYEVTFHGNLSSDDYGIIIEVNVPVTSLCPCSKSISRYGAHNQRSNVNLKVRAEDFVWVEDLVELVESEASCDLYGVLKRPDEKYVTERAYDNPKFVEDMVRDIARRLEDDGRILWYSVGAENFESIHNHSAYAWIERDKAEPLPET; from the coding sequence ATGGCAATCAAGAACCACGATACGCAGTCGGAGACCCCCCTCTCCTACGGGGAGGACCTGCCCGACTGCGCCAGCGAGATTCCGGATACCCAGGGCCTGCCGGATAAGCGGCGGATCGCCATCGACAAGGTGGGCATCAAGGACATCCAGCATCCGGTGCGGGTCATGGACCGCAGCCAGGGCGAGCAGCACACCATCGCCCGATTCAACGCCTTCGTCGGGCTCCCCCACCACTTCAAGGGGACCCACATGTCGCGGTTCGTGGAGATCCTCAATCAGCACGAGCGGGAGATCTCGGTGCTGTCCTTCCGGAACATCCTCGAGGAGATGCGCGACCGCCTGGAGGCCGAGGAAGCGCACCTGGAGATGACCTTTCCCCTGTTCGTCATGAAATCGGCGCCGGCCACCGGCGTGCAGAGCCTGATGGACTACGAGGTCACCTTCCACGGCAACCTGAGCAGCGACGACTACGGCATCATCATCGAGGTGAACGTTCCCGTCACCAGCCTTTGCCCCTGCTCCAAGTCCATCTCCCGGTACGGCGCCCACAACCAGCGCTCCAACGTGAACCTGAAGGTGCGCGCCGAGGATTTCGTCTGGGTGGAGGATCTGGTGGAGCTGGTGGAGTCGGAGGCCTCCTGCGACCTCTACGGCGTGCTCAAGCGGCCCGACGAGAAATACGTCACCGAGCGTGCCTACGACAATCCCAAGTTCGTGGAGGACATGGTCCGGGACATCGCCCGTCGGCTGGAGGACGACGGCCGGATCCTCTGGTATTCCGTGGGTGCGGAGAACTTCGAGTCCATCCACAACCACTCGGCCTACGCCTGGATCGAGCGGGACAAGGCGGAGCCCCTGCCCGAGACCTGA
- the yqeC gene encoding selenium cofactor biosynthesis protein YqeC: MERQNILDLLGARSGIVAFVGAGGKKTTIYRLADLHPGRVGVTTTVRITEFPADFEAERVIGEVADLAVGVPRAAGNSQRVAYALPPEQPGRLDGTPPELVRRLHGEGGFDATFVKADGARMRWVKCPRPGEPVLPSGTTTLVPIVSARGFGRPLDDRIAHRPERCAELLGMAAGETLRPEQLAGLLGPYMACRENREDLTVVPLINMVDDADLEEAARTAARAVLDRYPFVPRVVLGRMRSAEPLRAVVTR, from the coding sequence ATGGAGCGTCAGAATATCCTGGACCTGCTGGGCGCCCGTTCCGGCATAGTGGCCTTCGTGGGCGCGGGCGGCAAGAAGACGACGATCTACCGTCTGGCTGATCTGCACCCCGGGAGGGTGGGAGTTACAACCACGGTTCGGATAACGGAATTCCCAGCGGATTTCGAGGCGGAACGGGTGATCGGCGAAGTGGCGGATCTGGCGGTCGGCGTGCCCCGGGCCGCGGGAAACAGCCAGCGTGTGGCCTACGCCCTGCCGCCGGAGCAGCCCGGGCGGCTGGACGGGACCCCGCCGGAATTGGTCCGCCGTCTACACGGGGAGGGGGGCTTCGATGCCACCTTCGTCAAGGCCGACGGGGCCCGGATGCGCTGGGTCAAGTGCCCGCGCCCGGGAGAGCCGGTGCTGCCGTCGGGCACAACTACCCTGGTGCCCATCGTCTCGGCCCGCGGATTCGGTCGGCCGCTGGACGATCGGATCGCCCACCGCCCCGAGCGCTGCGCTGAGCTTCTGGGAATGGCGGCGGGAGAGACCTTGCGGCCCGAGCAGCTCGCCGGGCTGCTCGGGCCCTATATGGCCTGCCGGGAGAACCGGGAGGATCTGACGGTGGTGCCCTTGATCAACATGGTGGACGACGCGGACCTGGAGGAGGCGGCCCGCACCGCGGCGCGGGCGGTTCTGGATCGCTACCCCTTCGTTCCCCGGGTGGTTCTGGGCCGGATGCGGAGCGCCGAACCGCTGCGGGCAGTGGTTACCCGCTAG
- a CDS encoding GFA family protein, whose amino-acid sequence MVTEVQGEGSSGPERARGGCLCGAVRFRVMGPIRDPVACHCGQCRRQTGHYAANTATHRSNLRMDREEGLRWYESSPGIRRGFCGQCGSTLFWDNQERPYMGIAAGSLDAPTGLRLAAHIFTADAGDYYELSDDLHKDAGRDHGVPPPPEE is encoded by the coding sequence ATGGTAACCGAGGTGCAAGGGGAAGGTTCGTCCGGCCCGGAACGGGCCCGGGGCGGCTGCCTGTGCGGGGCCGTGCGCTTTCGGGTGATGGGACCGATAAGGGACCCGGTGGCCTGCCACTGCGGCCAGTGCCGCCGGCAGACGGGGCACTACGCGGCCAACACGGCCACGCATCGCTCCAATCTCCGCATGGATCGGGAGGAAGGACTGCGCTGGTATGAATCCTCCCCGGGCATACGCCGGGGATTCTGTGGCCAGTGCGGCTCCACGCTGTTCTGGGACAACCAGGAGCGCCCCTATATGGGCATCGCCGCGGGCAGCCTGGACGCGCCCACCGGCCTGCGGCTGGCCGCGCACATCTTCACCGCGGATGCCGGGGACTACTACGAGCTGAGCGACGATCTCCACAAGGATGCGGGGCGGGACCACGGCGTACCGCCACCCCCTGAGGAGTAG
- a CDS encoding NAD(P)/FAD-dependent oxidoreductase — protein MALPTHCKYVIIGAGIHGLSTAWNLAKELKARGKGDGSDIAILDKSGIASGASGIACGVIRNNYFQPAMRKLMAHSVDVWDSDPEAFSYHPVGYMQISSEVMREDVGTIYEQQKEIGYESEFIEGAKDANDYMKSYFDDWQAQGITSVLHEKRGGYANNTKSMYGLAKKAEAEGVTIHSGVKVTDLKLDASGSSVEAVETDKGTIGCDYVVVGGGPWAPHFWDMLELPTQITLKQLDGTVHNNVPMWTYFCLQEGTVAMDPDAFKTNDGNFPPVLHVDTDAPLYSDMDGGLINEDGEMWGIYYKPDFGFGGIQGGTSPYKVEKPYDQVKVDPYGTESKEYVVTDAFVDMWTSALAHCHKRFEGCHKQYKREPSGGLGAFTPDSFPVFDTFRDNCYFIADANHGYKMIGVGALVAQEICGQESELLKPFRFDRYEKGELHPTSHSPFPWS, from the coding sequence ATGGCGCTTCCCACGCATTGCAAGTACGTCATTATCGGGGCCGGTATCCACGGCCTGAGCACGGCCTGGAATCTGGCCAAGGAGCTCAAGGCCCGGGGCAAGGGCGATGGCAGCGATATCGCCATCCTGGACAAGAGCGGCATCGCCTCCGGGGCCTCCGGCATTGCTTGCGGGGTGATCCGGAACAACTATTTCCAGCCCGCCATGCGCAAGCTCATGGCGCACAGCGTGGACGTCTGGGATAGCGACCCGGAGGCCTTCAGCTACCATCCCGTGGGCTACATGCAGATCAGCTCGGAAGTGATGCGGGAAGACGTCGGCACCATTTACGAGCAGCAGAAAGAGATCGGCTACGAGTCCGAGTTCATCGAAGGGGCCAAGGACGCCAACGACTACATGAAGTCCTACTTCGATGACTGGCAGGCCCAGGGCATCACCTCCGTGCTGCACGAGAAGCGCGGCGGCTACGCCAACAACACCAAGAGCATGTACGGACTGGCCAAGAAGGCCGAGGCCGAGGGCGTGACCATCCACTCCGGGGTCAAGGTCACCGATCTGAAGCTGGACGCCAGCGGCTCCTCGGTGGAGGCGGTGGAGACCGACAAGGGCACTATCGGCTGCGACTACGTGGTGGTCGGCGGTGGTCCCTGGGCGCCCCACTTCTGGGACATGCTGGAGCTGCCCACCCAGATTACCCTCAAGCAGCTCGACGGCACGGTGCACAACAACGTGCCCATGTGGACCTACTTCTGCCTCCAGGAAGGCACGGTGGCCATGGACCCCGACGCCTTCAAGACCAATGACGGCAACTTCCCGCCCGTGCTCCACGTGGATACCGATGCCCCGCTGTATTCCGACATGGACGGCGGCCTGATCAACGAAGACGGCGAAATGTGGGGCATCTACTACAAGCCCGACTTCGGCTTCGGCGGCATCCAGGGCGGCACCTCGCCGTACAAGGTGGAGAAGCCCTACGATCAGGTGAAAGTCGATCCCTACGGAACCGAATCCAAGGAATACGTGGTGACGGACGCCTTCGTGGACATGTGGACCTCCGCGCTGGCCCATTGCCACAAGCGTTTCGAGGGGTGCCACAAGCAGTACAAGCGGGAGCCCTCCGGCGGGCTCGGCGCCTTCACCCCGGACAGCTTCCCGGTGTTCGATACCTTCCGGGACAACTGCTACTTCATCGCCGATGCCAACCACGGCTACAAGATGATCGGCGTTGGCGCCCTAGTGGCCCAGGAGATCTGCGGACAGGAGAGCGAGCTGCTGAAGCCGTTCCGGTTCGACCGCTATGAGAAGGGCGAGCTGCATCCCACTTCCCATAGCCCGTTCCCCTGGAGCTGA
- a CDS encoding PLP-dependent aminotransferase family protein: protein MPQKETRYQQVALELGHQIEQGVYQPGEKLPGVRRLARQFGVSVNTTLHALEQLEGEGRLTARPRAGFYVKAATTPIREPRSTETQGHPQAVTGQELVLRLAWAASRPGIAQLGTAVPHPSFLPVEAIEQAHGAARRRGGAGLQTYEFPPGHFELRRHIARRMMDAGCPVDPDEVVITSGCQEAIMLALDAVTEPGDIVAIESPAFYGLLQGIEAQGLQALEIPGDPETGISLEALQLAVEQWPIKAVAAVTNFSNPLGGTIPADRKKRLVRLLAERGAVLIEDDIYGELGYEGERPTAAKAYDEQGSVIYCSSFSKTVAPGLRIGWAVPGRNLDLLNFGKFATNQAAPSYPQRALAHFLAEGQLERYLRGIRGRYQTHVARAIEAIRRRFPAEVRVSQPRGGFVIWVELPEDVDALQLHETALGQGVSIAPGPIFSPSQKFRNCLRLNCAQPWEDILEPALERIGALLRSGAS, encoded by the coding sequence ATGCCCCAGAAAGAGACACGCTATCAGCAGGTTGCCCTGGAGCTGGGCCACCAGATCGAGCAGGGGGTCTACCAGCCCGGCGAGAAGCTCCCGGGGGTGCGGCGGCTGGCCCGGCAGTTCGGCGTGAGCGTGAACACCACCCTGCACGCCCTGGAGCAGCTGGAGGGGGAAGGCCGGCTGACGGCGCGGCCGCGGGCCGGCTTCTACGTGAAGGCCGCCACCACGCCGATCCGGGAGCCCCGCTCCACCGAAACGCAGGGCCACCCCCAGGCGGTGACCGGCCAGGAGCTGGTACTGCGGCTGGCCTGGGCCGCCAGCCGGCCGGGCATCGCCCAGCTCGGAACGGCCGTCCCCCACCCCAGCTTCCTGCCCGTGGAGGCCATCGAGCAGGCCCACGGCGCGGCCCGCCGCCGCGGCGGCGCGGGTCTTCAGACCTACGAGTTCCCGCCCGGCCACTTCGAGCTCCGCCGCCATATCGCCCGCCGCATGATGGATGCCGGCTGTCCCGTGGATCCCGACGAGGTGGTGATCACCAGCGGCTGCCAGGAGGCCATCATGCTGGCCCTGGACGCGGTGACCGAGCCCGGGGACATCGTGGCCATCGAATCCCCGGCCTTCTACGGGCTCCTGCAGGGGATCGAGGCCCAGGGCCTCCAGGCCCTGGAGATACCGGGGGACCCGGAAACGGGGATCAGCCTGGAAGCGCTGCAGCTCGCCGTGGAGCAATGGCCCATCAAGGCGGTAGCCGCCGTGACCAACTTCAGCAATCCGCTGGGAGGCACCATTCCCGCGGACCGCAAGAAAAGGCTGGTCCGGCTCCTGGCGGAGCGCGGCGCGGTGCTGATCGAGGACGATATCTACGGGGAGCTGGGCTACGAGGGGGAGCGGCCTACCGCAGCCAAGGCCTACGACGAGCAGGGCAGCGTCATCTACTGCTCATCCTTCTCCAAGACCGTCGCGCCCGGGCTGCGGATCGGCTGGGCCGTGCCGGGCCGGAACCTGGACCTGCTCAATTTCGGGAAGTTCGCCACCAACCAGGCGGCGCCCTCCTATCCCCAACGGGCCCTGGCGCACTTCCTGGCCGAAGGCCAGCTGGAGCGCTACCTGCGCGGCATCCGGGGGCGCTATCAGACCCACGTGGCCCGGGCCATCGAGGCCATACGCCGCCGCTTCCCCGCCGAGGTCCGGGTCAGCCAGCCCCGGGGCGGCTTCGTCATCTGGGTGGAGCTTCCCGAGGACGTGGACGCCCTGCAGCTCCATGAAACGGCCCTGGGGCAGGGGGTGAGCATCGCCCCGGGACCGATCTTCTCGCCCTCCCAGAAATTCCGGAACTGCCTGCGGCTCAACTGTGCCCAACCGTGGGAGGACATCCTGGAGCCCGCCCTGGAGCGCATCGGCGCCTTGCTGCGGTCCGGTGCTTCCTGA
- a CDS encoding type 1 glutamine amidotransferase: MKPVLIVRHEDWIESGHLAETLEAEGLPYELCAIDQGDRVPEDPEAYAGLTFMGGTMSVNDGYSWIDDEVALIQRAVERDLPVLGHCFGSQLCAKALGAKVAPMSAKEIGWHHVVRNGDPEVDAWLGDAPREFRVLAWHHDAFELPEGATPLYSSSFCPHQAYVRGNLAATVAHVEVTPELLERWVSIYGYDMDPISETVHSPESVLEDREAKVEAMQAAVTDPLYRRWLGPVRERART; this comes from the coding sequence ATGAAACCGGTCCTGATTGTTCGTCACGAGGATTGGATCGAATCCGGGCACCTGGCCGAGACCCTGGAAGCAGAGGGGCTGCCCTATGAGCTGTGCGCCATAGATCAGGGCGACCGGGTCCCCGAGGACCCGGAGGCCTATGCCGGGCTGACCTTCATGGGCGGGACCATGAGCGTCAATGACGGCTATTCCTGGATCGACGACGAGGTGGCGCTGATTCAACGGGCCGTGGAGCGGGACCTGCCCGTGCTCGGCCATTGCTTCGGGTCGCAGCTCTGCGCCAAGGCGCTGGGCGCCAAGGTGGCCCCCATGTCGGCCAAGGAGATCGGCTGGCATCACGTGGTCCGGAACGGGGATCCGGAGGTGGATGCGTGGCTGGGCGACGCCCCCCGGGAATTCCGGGTGCTGGCCTGGCACCACGATGCCTTCGAGCTGCCCGAAGGGGCCACGCCGCTGTATTCCTCCAGCTTCTGTCCCCACCAGGCCTATGTCCGGGGCAACCTGGCCGCCACCGTGGCCCATGTGGAGGTGACCCCCGAGCTTCTGGAGCGCTGGGTTTCCATCTACGGCTACGATATGGATCCCATCTCGGAAACCGTGCACAGCCCAGAATCGGTCCTGGAGGATCGCGAGGCCAAGGTGGAAGCCATGCAAGCGGCGGTAACCGACCCCCTGTATCGACGTTGGCTGGGTCCGGTGCGGGAGCGGGCCCGCACGTAG
- a CDS encoding DMT family transporter — MRPEPRPYLAAATATASALMFALTGATVKAVSGHLPYLEMVFFRSALGLVFLLPWLLHRGLGSLRTRRPGLHLVRGVAGLGTIFGFFYALSNLELATAVLFNNTAPLFIPLFAVLLLGERSPASVWIAIPVGFVGVALILKPGMAPLNPAAFAGIGGAVLAAASYVVVRRLRETEPTSRVVFYFAAIATLLSALPLPWVWETPEPRLWLLLVAMGAAATGGQLFLTQAYALAPAARVGPFTYLVVVFSAGLGWVLWGEWLDPLSLVGAVLICGAGILAIQGRESGGKERLESGDGDAALARSEPRGDRTGPPSRRFSKGGRG; from the coding sequence TTGAGACCGGAGCCCCGGCCCTATTTGGCCGCCGCCACCGCCACCGCGTCGGCCCTGATGTTCGCGCTCACCGGGGCCACGGTAAAGGCGGTCTCCGGGCACCTGCCCTACCTGGAAATGGTGTTCTTCCGCAGCGCCCTGGGCCTGGTTTTCCTGCTCCCCTGGCTGCTCCACCGGGGCCTGGGCAGCCTGCGTACCCGGCGCCCGGGTCTCCATCTGGTCCGGGGCGTCGCCGGGCTCGGCACCATCTTCGGGTTCTTCTACGCCCTCTCCAACCTGGAGCTTGCCACGGCGGTCCTGTTCAACAATACCGCCCCCCTGTTCATCCCCCTGTTCGCCGTGCTGCTGCTGGGCGAGCGCTCGCCGGCCAGCGTCTGGATCGCCATCCCCGTGGGCTTCGTGGGCGTGGCCCTGATCCTGAAACCGGGCATGGCACCGCTGAACCCCGCCGCCTTCGCCGGTATCGGCGGGGCCGTGCTGGCGGCGGCCTCCTACGTGGTGGTGCGTCGCCTGCGGGAGACGGAGCCTACCTCCCGCGTGGTGTTCTACTTTGCCGCCATCGCCACCCTGCTGTCCGCCCTGCCCTTGCCCTGGGTATGGGAGACGCCGGAGCCCCGGCTGTGGCTCCTGCTGGTGGCCATGGGGGCCGCGGCCACCGGAGGACAGCTCTTCCTGACCCAGGCTTACGCCCTGGCCCCCGCCGCCCGGGTCGGCCCTTTCACCTACCTGGTGGTGGTCTTCTCGGCGGGCCTCGGCTGGGTGCTCTGGGGCGAATGGCTGGACCCCCTGTCGCTGGTGGGGGCGGTCCTCATCTGCGGGGCCGGCATCCTGGCCATCCAGGGCCGGGAGAGCGGCGGCAAGGAGCGCCTGGAATCAGGGGACGGGGATGCGGCGTTGGCGAGGTCCGAGCCCCGGGGGGATCGGACCGGGCCACCGTCCAGACGTTTCAGCAAGGGCGGGCGGGGATAG
- the sugE gene encoding quaternary ammonium compound efflux SMR transporter SugE, whose product MAWWTLFIAGLFEVAWAIGLKYTDGFTRLVPSVATLAAMVVSVLLLGMAVKNLPVGTAYAVWTGIGAAGTVALGIVLFNEPSDLPRILCIMAIITGIIGLKVVSPD is encoded by the coding sequence ATGGCGTGGTGGACGCTTTTCATTGCCGGCCTGTTCGAGGTTGCCTGGGCCATCGGCCTGAAATACACGGACGGATTCACGCGCCTGGTGCCCAGCGTGGCGACGCTGGCGGCCATGGTGGTGAGCGTGCTGCTGCTGGGGATGGCCGTGAAGAACCTGCCGGTGGGAACGGCCTATGCCGTGTGGACGGGGATCGGGGCGGCCGGCACCGTCGCCTTGGGAATCGTGCTGTTCAACGAGCCCTCCGACCTGCCCAGAATCCTGTGCATCATGGCCATCATCACGGGAATCATCGGACTCAAGGTGGTCAGCCCCGACTGA
- a CDS encoding substrate-binding domain-containing protein → MDRDLFPLLEAIRGEGKLTAAAAQVGIPYRQAWQRIQTWEEELGAPLVQKERGRGTRLTSLGERLVDLQIRVNALLEPHLQRASSEIGQELQALLLGGKASLSMVASHDLALNKLIDYLHTRSGTTLEVRFAGSLQSLMSLARGDCELGGIHLPEGPLGAPIGEIYRPWLDSRSQRLIHFVMRSQGLIVPPGNPLGLQDVVDIAGKGARFVNRQPGSGTRLALDQMLERVGLDSEQITGYHAEEYTHLAVAAAVAGGMADVGLGEEAAARMLELDFVPLYREVYYLVVGARALDQQRFSELLSVLRGDDFQDLLHPLSGYDGAGAGEILSPDVLFAKEGV, encoded by the coding sequence ATGGATCGCGATCTCTTCCCCCTGCTGGAAGCTATCCGCGGCGAGGGCAAGCTCACCGCCGCCGCCGCGCAGGTGGGAATTCCCTATCGGCAGGCCTGGCAGCGTATCCAGACCTGGGAGGAGGAGCTGGGGGCGCCGCTCGTGCAGAAGGAGCGGGGGCGCGGGACCAGGCTGACGTCCCTGGGTGAACGGCTGGTGGATCTGCAGATCCGGGTGAACGCCCTCCTCGAGCCGCACCTGCAGCGCGCCTCCAGCGAGATCGGCCAGGAGCTGCAGGCCCTGCTGCTGGGCGGCAAGGCCTCCCTGTCCATGGTGGCCAGCCACGATCTGGCCCTGAACAAGCTCATCGACTACCTGCACACGCGATCGGGGACCACCCTGGAGGTCCGCTTCGCCGGCAGCCTGCAGAGCCTCATGTCGCTGGCCCGCGGCGACTGCGAGCTGGGCGGCATCCACCTGCCCGAGGGGCCGCTCGGGGCGCCCATCGGGGAGATCTATCGTCCTTGGCTGGATTCGCGCAGCCAGCGCCTGATCCACTTCGTTATGCGCAGCCAGGGGCTCATCGTGCCGCCCGGCAATCCCCTGGGGCTGCAGGATGTGGTCGACATCGCCGGGAAAGGGGCGCGCTTCGTCAATCGGCAGCCGGGCTCGGGAACCCGCCTGGCCCTGGACCAGATGCTCGAGCGCGTGGGGCTGGACAGCGAGCAGATCACCGGCTATCACGCCGAGGAATACACCCACTTGGCGGTGGCCGCGGCCGTGGCGGGGGGCATGGCCGACGTGGGGCTGGGGGAAGAGGCCGCCGCCCGGATGCTGGAGCTGGACTTCGTTCCCCTCTACCGGGAGGTCTACTACCTGGTTGTGGGGGCCCGGGCCCTCGATCAGCAGCGCTTCTCCGAGCTGCTATCGGTCCTGCGCGGGGACGACTTCCAGGACCTGCTTCATCCCCTGAGCGGCTACGACGGTGCCGGAGCCGGGGAGATCCTCAGCCCGGATGTCCTGTTCGCCAAGGAAGGGGTGTAG
- a CDS encoding ABC transporter permease, producing MDNFAAAFAAALRLLLDLDPELLEIVALSLRVSLAAVAVAALIGLPLGALIGVLRFPGRQAVIVLLNALMGLPPVVAGLGIYLLLSRAGPLGELGLLFTPTAMIIAQAVLVTPIIAALTRQTVEDLHQEYKEQMRSLGLRADQMVRTLLWDGRYSLMTALLAGFGRAIAEVGAVIIVGGNINHVTRVMTTTIALETSKGNLELALGLGIILVTLAVLVNASVLSLRGAAARANW from the coding sequence ATGGACAACTTCGCCGCTGCCTTCGCCGCCGCCCTGCGGCTCCTGCTCGACCTGGATCCGGAGCTGCTGGAGATCGTGGCACTGTCCCTGCGGGTCAGCCTGGCCGCGGTGGCTGTCGCCGCCCTGATCGGGCTGCCCCTCGGCGCCCTGATCGGGGTCCTGCGGTTTCCGGGAAGGCAGGCGGTGATCGTCCTGCTCAACGCGCTCATGGGCCTGCCGCCCGTGGTCGCCGGCCTGGGCATCTACCTGCTCCTGTCGCGGGCCGGCCCCCTGGGCGAGCTGGGTCTGCTGTTCACCCCCACCGCCATGATCATCGCCCAGGCGGTGCTGGTAACGCCCATCATAGCCGCCCTTACCCGGCAGACCGTGGAGGACCTTCACCAGGAGTACAAGGAGCAGATGCGCTCACTGGGCCTGCGCGCGGACCAGATGGTGCGGACCCTGCTCTGGGACGGCCGCTACAGCCTGATGACGGCCCTGCTGGCCGGCTTCGGGCGGGCCATCGCCGAGGTGGGCGCGGTCATCATCGTCGGCGGCAACATCAACCACGTTACGCGCGTCATGACCACCACCATCGCCCTGGAGACCTCCAAGGGAAACCTGGAGCTGGCCCTGGGCCTCGGCATCATCCTCGTCACCCTGGCGGTCCTGGTGAACGCCAGCGTCCTCTCCCTGCGGGGCGCGGCAGCGCGGGCCAACTGGTAG
- a CDS encoding ATP-binding cassette domain-containing protein has translation MNVIPFPGQSPAGPSTILPLQVRELCFQVGGTLLLDHLNLELRHGPRTLLIGPNGSGKSLTLRLLHGLIRPSSGTIRWDGLPPDRHLRTRQAMVFQRPVLLRRTVRANIDYVLRIHGMGRAQRRERIDEVLAQAGLEALGNRSARVLSGGEQQRLAIARAWALRPEVLFLDEPTSNLDPGAALAVEGMIDTIHQRGTKILMTTHDMGQARRLGDEILFLHRGRLLDQADADTFFGAPESQEARAFLQGGLVV, from the coding sequence ATGAACGTAATCCCCTTTCCCGGCCAGAGCCCCGCGGGCCCATCCACCATCCTTCCCCTGCAGGTCCGGGAGCTGTGCTTCCAGGTCGGAGGCACGCTGCTGCTCGATCACCTGAACCTCGAGCTGCGGCACGGCCCCCGGACCCTGCTCATCGGGCCCAACGGCTCCGGGAAGAGCCTGACCCTGCGGCTGCTCCACGGCCTGATTCGGCCCTCTTCCGGGACCATCCGCTGGGACGGCCTGCCTCCCGACCGGCACCTGCGCACCCGGCAGGCCATGGTCTTCCAGCGGCCCGTGCTACTGCGCCGCACGGTCCGGGCCAACATCGACTACGTGCTGCGGATTCACGGCATGGGCCGCGCCCAACGGCGCGAGCGGATCGACGAAGTGCTGGCGCAGGCCGGCCTGGAAGCGCTCGGCAATCGCTCCGCCCGGGTGCTGTCCGGCGGCGAGCAGCAGCGCCTCGCCATCGCCCGCGCCTGGGCGCTGCGCCCGGAGGTGCTGTTCCTCGACGAGCCCACCTCGAATCTGGACCCCGGGGCGGCCCTGGCGGTGGAAGGCATGATCGACACCATCCACCAGCGCGGCACCAAGATCCTCATGACCACCCACGACATGGGGCAGGCCCGCCGCCTTGGCGACGAGATCCTGTTCCTCCATCGGGGACGCCTGCTGGACCAGGCCGACGCCGATACCTTCTTCGGCGCACCGGAAAGTCAGGAAGCCCGGGCCTTCCTCCAGGGAGGCCTGGTAGTTTGA